TAGCAATATCAAAAGAACACAGCGTACAGTTTCGAACTACTTTCACATGATTGATAGTGAAACTTAAATCACCTAAGAACTTCTGACATTTTCATACAGTGATTGTAAATATAATGAGGCAGAAGCAAAATCTTTTGATGTATTTAACGTCATAAACGTTTCTATGAACTTAGACTTTCAGGATCTACATacgaattgtatttaaaatatcatttagaagaaataaaccaatgtaattttatacatataagaaAATGGTAACTGTAGTTTTTAAAGAGTAATCTCGACAATAAGGATATGctttgaatgaaaattcaaatatgaaaaaaaaatattttagttcaACCATTACagtaaattgatttaaaaaataatgatttattgctattttatttataatcgataCTTGTATCGAATTTTAACACGTGCATGAAGTTAGTTATGATTATCCTAAcacaaattagaaataaaatgaatttatatattctgaAAATAAGGAGTTTCaccattataattaaatttgtaatgaGTAAGAGGtttatttcaaatgatattGCACTAAGTACTCAATACTGGTTGTCACAGTATCAAACGGGCCATTGATCCTAATACAAACAAGTCTTCGTGATCCACTATACTTATCCATAGTaagaaaacttttataaaatcgAAGTACTTCATTAAATAACTAGCCTTTAATCTGCTCGTGTCTTCTAAATCCCAATTCCAATACAGCAACACTCGTTTCATTCAAATCATCACcgcaaaaatgaaatattttacacttctAAGCTCAACATTCGATTTCGTTCCAGTAACTATGCACATTACCAACTTTTGTTGTATAACTACAACTTTTTGTTTCCCGAGTACTCTTGAATAAATTGGTtaaataccatatgaaactatatttgaAGTCAATGCAACTTccagtttgaaaaataaagtgtTAAGTTCGAACAAAGAATTGCATCACCAGCGTACAACAAACACAATCGcaaacatattaaccctttcagtgcTATAGACGTGCATacacatttattaatatatccAGTActgaagtttcatttttaatagaaGAGCCTTTCTCCACTTTTGCGACAGAACTACAGCCTCGACTTATAGGGTAGAGACTATCATATTTGTAGAATACTTATGAAAATCTTTTTACCGCACTGAGGTATGCCACATGCAGTAACACATAGCCACCCAATTTCTTCGCTTTTTTGGACCACATTGAGAGAAGCAAAAAATATCTTGAGCAACATATAACAAGTTTATGCAAAAATTTCCAATGTCTTCGCTTTCGTCAATCGAATCTTTAAGACTTACATGTAGGCCAGCAGCCGAATggtttacatataataatattaaaactacataatccCACGCGTTAGTTAAATGTACCGCTAACTAACCAACTAACCTtatagaaacataaatatcgaatatttaatataaaatatctaatataaacATTCATACTTTTATTTCTAACATAAATATACTATCCTTAAACCcttaactatttaattattgcTACATTTACCTTATGTCCAACACATGGTTTGTAACAAATAGATTACCGCCCACccattactattttttattagcaattattatttcagtagATTATTACGAACCCATAATATTACCCAGCAATAATACCATCCCATATAACCCATTCAGCCACTGTTAAGTACCACAGACTAACTCTCTAAAACCAAACCGTACAAACCATTTTCACCTGTAGCAAACTGTTCAGCAAAATAATCAAAACCCCGAAAATCCTTTCAGCGCCAATCTCGGGCAGCTACTTACCCCCATCGACCAGCTATGGCACACCAAACTTAGGCGGAAGTAGCTTCGGCGGTGGTCCATCTTCTACGTACGGTGCCCCATCCGGTGGCGGTGGCCGACCATCATCCACCTACGGCGCGCctagcggtggcggcggcggtggtttCAATGGCGGCGGTGGTAGCTACAAtggcggtggtggcggtggtggaCCGTCTTCCACCTACGGAGCACCAGGTTTTGGCGGAGGcaatggcggcggtggcggcggttaCAATGGCGGCGGAGGCGGTGGTGGACTGTCATCCACGTACGGAGCTCCTTCCGGCGGCAGACCGTCGTCAACCTACGGTGCTCCCTCAGGAGGCGGTGGAAGACCATCCAGCACCTACGGCGCACCTGGTGGTGGAAACGGCGGCGGAAGACCATCCAGCACCTACGGAGCTCCAGGTGGCGGAAACGGCGGCGGTTACTCGGTCCCGTCGGGATCATACGGCGCGCCTTCCCGCGGGAACGGTGGCGGAAGACCGTCCTCGTCGTACGGAGCACCCAGTGGAGGTGGTGTGTCAACTAGTTATGGGGCTCCTACTGGAGGCGGTGGAGGATTCTCGAGACCCTCGTCGACTTACGGTACACCTAGCACCGGTGGTGGCAGTTTCGGAGGGTAAAAGTcacgatatttatttatttcttttggcTGATCTGCGATCATGCTGGAGCTCCGTGTGTTTAGAGGAGGTTTGAGAAATTTGTGAACttgtttttgttatttgtttttattcggGAGAACGTGGAGAATTTCTGTAGGAGAGTCTTTGGTTGTTTGGGGACAATTGGGGAGATTttcttattaacattaaaattaccaaacAGGTCAgaattcttaatttcttaattttgtagttattgaaaagacaacagatgtttctctgggaaattattgaagaaaatgatttagcggactgaattataaatcaattaaagtctcggtagatgcactcttgaagtttctatagaggaatttcaaaaagtcaatttaactgctcggcagttttaatgttaattggaTTTTATATTAGAGAATTTCGTTGGTAGAGATGAAATGTGGACATCTGAGAAGATTATAGTAGATTAAGCTGAATTATGTTTAAAGTAAATACATTGCATTGCTGCTTGAATACTAGAGAGTATTAGCAAATTTTCAacagttaaatattttgaattgttttaaaatttgctGATTCTTGTGGTCCATTTTGTTATGTGGATTTAGTGTATTTAATTTGTTCTGGGATCTACGATATTCGAATTttcagaagtattttatttaagatttaAGACACACGGAGTTCTACTGCATTTGATTTTGGATTTTGATTTACGCACACAATTAATTTAAACGACTGTAAAATATGAATCAAGAAACTGATCCACCTTTAGTTACTTGCCGCTCTTAGTACAGCATTTCACAATGCGAGCGGTAAGAATCTTTCAGGCACTTAACACAACTTTCAATGCTACAAATCAAAAGACACACAGAGTAATTACGTGTACACAAGGTGTTCCACGATACAAGAACTTCATAGACAAATTAATCCCTGAAAGATAATGAATCTTGTCAACTTTCATTctgaattatttgatttatttaccaaaaaataaaattagcacagtattctttattattaccaatttattgttaatatattctattatgtacaaaaattaatagtatttactttttattaacaatattcttGTCTTACATTATACTTTTTACTCGCAAAGTTCGTTCTAGTCAAATCAcaatgaaaattacagaaacacaaagtaaatacaatataacactTTACCTCGCACATCACATCGTTAAAATTCTCATAATCTTCTACCACCAGTTTACACTATAATGTATAGTGTACTCTGTCATTCATTAGCACCAGATATACTTTTCATTGTCCACAACCTCACAAGCCACACACATCCTCACCCCATCCCCTTCAAAATACTCAATCACTACCTTCACTATATACAAAGCCAATCAAAACCCAATACGTTCTGCAAAACGCGAGTCAACGAACCATGTGTACATGCAACTCACGAAACTCTTGCCGCCTCAGCTATCCAGGTTGAAGCGGCAAGAATCTACCAAGCACTTAACACAATCCTACAAACCAAAAACACTCGAAAACCTAGAACAAGTTAGtgcaattaattaaaagttcccTAAACCTGTAATACCAAAAATCACATTGTACTTCGAAACTACAGTTCCGGTGGATATTCCGGAGGCGGCGGTGGCTACTCCGGCGGCGGCAATGGCGGCTACTCAGGCGGCGGCGGAGGTTACTCGGGCGGCGGCAATGGCGGCTACTCCGGTGGTGGCGGCGGAGGTGGTTACTCAGGTGGTGGCGGTGGAGGCTACTCCGGTGGAGGTAATGGAGGCTACTCTGGAGGCGGCGGAGGTGGCTACTCTGGAGGTGGCAATGGAGGCGGCTACTCTGGAGGCGGCGGGGGTGGCTACTCTGGAGGTGGTGGCGGAGGCTACTCTGGAGGCGGCGGAGGTGGTTACTCCGGTGGTGGAGGTAGTGGAGGTGGTCAGAGCTACGCCAGTAATGGAGGTTACCAATATTAAACGCAAGACGCCTCGCGCGATCACCTTCGACTTATCTCCGACTATCATCGGAGGTAACTTCAGCGACACGAGATCTAACCGCACAAGCCAACAACAGCAGACCAACAGCGACAGGTCGAAGGGATCACGCGGGCTAAGGATGAACGAGGGATCGAAAGTCGTTCTCGCGGAATTGGGATCATTCAAGCAtcgattcgaattcgaagtcTAACATCGCCGGACGAGCTGACACCAGGCGCTTTCCCGCGAACACGCGACGGAAAAGGCAGGAATACCAGAGGGAAGCTTTCCTTTTTCTTGCGCCTGGTCGAGGGAACGCGTCTGTTGAGTTCTATTCATCGTGGGGGTTAAATTTCACGCAAGAGGGCTGctgaaagaagaaaaacgaaagagGATGGAAGAAAATCGGAGAGGCAGATTTACAAGGGATGTTGTTCACTCCTCATTCAGACCCTGtaacttatttattttgtaaaaatgcttttgtactaataaaactgctacgctggaaaaaatgaaacttacaCTCTGCAGTTTTTATTGTTACCTGATCTTAGTTGAATGTCGATACACGTGACTCTGTTCTTTGTTAATATGATTGTCATCGATTTGGTTGGAATAGGTATTAGAGCGACCACGTGCGTGGGTTGAACAGTTGCGTGGTCAAGTGTACAGTTATTTGAGGTaatgtgtaattatttttatgaaagataTAGACGGTTAACAGCCTTGAACAAACTTAGCATGGTTTTAATGTTTCTGCGGATGTTTGAATTGGTCTACAAAGCGTTTTTGATAATATCAGTAGCTCTGAGTTGTGAATTCAAGATATTTAGATAACATGtgttgaaaaattaatagtatactgtaaaattctatttaggAGGGTTGTTCCTTAGAAATCGAAATTGACGAGTAATATTCAAGTGGACACGATTCATCCAAATTCCAAAACTACTTTCTTTGATACCATATCGTGTGAATcaaattttgttacaatcaaTAAGATGCAAGAAAGTAGGAGAAACAATTActataatcaattataattccaaactatttaaatttatttaaataaattgcttcagttttgtaaacatttgataaatattgattCAACGATCAATGAGATAATATGTAGAAATCAATGTTATAATTGTATAACCGTGAGAAacctaaaaatattctttcactgTGTTTACTTACTTACCTTTTGTTAATTGAAACGTGAGCAGTTGATATAATCTATATATGGAAGTAGGTAATCACCGAAATCTCGGAAGCATTTTAATGACCATCGAAAAGAAacaattggttaatttttaatCCCCTTTCGAATTTGTGAATTTGTGTCTCAAATGAGTAACATGTTGTATTAgttgacactggaactatcaaTTCAAGATAACACATTCCTGAGTGTTCAGTTAATTTTGGTCTGCAGAAAACACCTGTAAGACTTCAATACTAATTTGGAATCATCATATATAAGTGAGACGATGGCGGCTGGGAGTAAGGTTAGTTGGACATCGTGGTCAGCCGGTCGATTTATTGATTCTCCCAACTCGTACACCGGGAAGGTATGAATAAGTAAGAGCTTTTTCTATTTCTGCTATAAGCCAGCTAAAAAACGCTTATCGTCGACAGGGACCTTACGTCGATAGACCCCAGGCAGAAAATCGTGTATTCTGACCTATTTGTCGATTTCCTCTCAATATATATCGTCGTCAGATGCACTTTCcagaaataattaatcattcaacATCTTTTTTCAGACAAAAGAGATACTATACTATTATTGTaccaagaaaataatttgttctttTATGTTAGATTTaatgtgtataaaataatgaaatacaataatgaataataacttGTATAATTGTCATGTCAAGTGATACACTTTGCTCAActgattattttaattcttcaatTCTTAATTATACCATCGTAATGCacatatttgaaattgatttcatattatgtata
This is a stretch of genomic DNA from Nomia melanderi isolate GNS246 chromosome 1, iyNomMela1, whole genome shotgun sequence. It encodes these proteins:
- the LOC143174262 gene encoding uncharacterized protein LOC143174262, translated to MRPARNWASLAATVLATALLLQPIHAEAPISGSYLPPSTSYGTPNLGGSSFGGGPSSTYGAPSGGGGRPSSTYGAPSGGGGGGFNGGGGSYNGGGGGGGPSSTYGAPGFGGGNGGGGGGYNGGGGGGGLSSTYGAPSGGRPSSTYGAPSGGGGRPSSTYGAPGGGNGGGRPSSTYGAPGGGNGGGYSVPSGSYGAPSRGNGGGRPSSSYGAPSGGGVSTSYGAPTGGGGGFSRPSSTYGTPSTGGGGGYSGGGNGGYSGGGGGYSGGGNGGYSGGGGGGGYSGGGGGGYSGGGNGGYSGGGGGGYSGGGNGGGYSGGGGGGYSGGGGGGYSGGGGGGYSGGGGSGGGQSYASNGGYQY